A DNA window from Pseudomonas sp. GD03919 contains the following coding sequences:
- the lexA gene encoding transcriptional repressor LexA: MLKLTPRQAEILAFIKRCLEDNGYPPTRAEIAQELGFKSPNAAEEHLKALARKGAIEMTPGASRGIRIPGFEAGAANEDEGLPVIGRVAAGAPILAQQHVEESCQINPAFFQPKADYLLRVRGMSMKDIGIFDGDLLAVHTTREARNGQIVVARIDDEVTVKRFKREGNKVWLIAENPEFAPIEVDLEHQDLVIEGLSVGVIRR, from the coding sequence ATGCTGAAACTGACGCCACGCCAAGCCGAGATTCTCGCTTTCATCAAACGCTGCCTGGAAGACAACGGCTACCCTCCCACCCGTGCGGAAATCGCTCAGGAACTGGGGTTCAAGTCGCCCAACGCCGCAGAAGAACACCTCAAGGCCCTCGCCCGCAAGGGTGCCATCGAGATGACGCCAGGCGCTTCGCGCGGCATCCGTATTCCCGGCTTCGAAGCTGGCGCGGCGAACGAGGATGAAGGCCTGCCGGTGATCGGCCGTGTCGCAGCGGGTGCCCCTATCCTTGCACAGCAACATGTCGAGGAATCCTGCCAGATCAACCCGGCGTTCTTTCAGCCCAAGGCCGACTATCTGCTGCGCGTGCGCGGCATGAGCATGAAGGACATCGGTATTTTCGATGGTGATCTGCTCGCCGTACATACCACCCGCGAAGCACGCAACGGCCAGATCGTCGTCGCGCGTATCGACGATGAAGTGACGGTCAAGCGCTTCAAGCGCGAGGGCAACAAGGTCTGGCTGATCGCCGAGAACCCTGAGTTCGCCCCGATCGAAGTGGATCTGGAACATCAGGATCTGGTCATCGAAGGTTTGAGTGTCGGTGTAATCCGCCGCTGA
- a CDS encoding DUF1653 domain-containing protein, with product MQLQPGLYRHYKGPQYRVFGVARHSENEEEVVVYQALYGEFGLWVRPLGMFCEEVEVDGKRVPRFALIQAEVSPIGGSHA from the coding sequence ATGCAGTTGCAGCCAGGACTCTATCGTCACTACAAAGGCCCGCAGTACCGTGTATTCGGTGTTGCACGCCATTCCGAGAATGAAGAAGAGGTAGTGGTCTATCAGGCGCTGTATGGCGAGTTTGGCTTATGGGTACGGCCACTCGGCATGTTCTGCGAAGAGGTCGAGGTGGACGGCAAGCGCGTTCCGCGCTTTGCTTTGATTCAGGCCGAAGTCAGCCCTATCGGCGGTTCGCACGCCTGA
- the fadB gene encoding fatty acid oxidation complex subunit alpha FadB, with product MIYEGKAITVKALESGIVELNFDLKGESVNKFNRLTLNELRASVDAIKADGSIKGVIVTSGKDVFIVGADITEFVDNFKLPDAELVAGNLEANKIFSDFEDLAVPTVVAINGIALGGGFEMCLAADYRVMSASAKIGLPEVKLGIYPGFGGTVRLPRVIGTDNAIEWIASGKENRAEDALKVGAVDAVVSADKLQAAALDLVKRAISGELDYKAKRQPKLEKLKLNAIEQMMCFETAKGFVAGQAGPNYPAPVEAIKTIQKAANFGRDKALEVEAAGFVKLAKTSVAESLIGLFLNDQELKKKAKHHDEIARDVKLAAVLGAGIMGGGIAYQSASKGTPILMKDIREEGIQMGLNEASKLLGKRVEKGRMTPAKMAEALNAIRPTMSYGDFGNVDIVVEAVVENPKVKQIVLAEVEEVVREDAILASNTSTISISLLAQALKRPENFVGMHFFNPVHMMPLVEVIRGEKSSEVAVATTVAYAKKMGKNPIVVNDCPGFLVNRVLFPYFGGFSKLLGFGVDFVRIDKVMEKFGWPMGPAYLSDVVGIDTGHHGRDVMAEGFPDRMAVEGKTAVDVMYEANRLGQKNGKGFYAYETDKRGKPKKVSDPAAYELLKSIVVEEREVTDEDIINFMMIPLCMETVRCLEDGIVETAAEADMGLIYGIGFPPFRGGALRYIDSIGVAEFVALADKYAELGALYHPTAKLREMAAKGQKFFG from the coding sequence ATGATTTACGAAGGTAAAGCCATCACGGTTAAGGCTCTTGAGAGCGGCATCGTCGAATTGAATTTCGACCTCAAGGGTGAGTCCGTCAACAAATTCAACCGTCTTACCCTCAACGAGCTGCGCGCCTCCGTCGACGCGATCAAGGCTGACGGTTCGATCAAGGGCGTGATTGTCACCAGTGGCAAGGACGTGTTCATCGTCGGCGCCGATATCACCGAGTTCGTCGACAACTTCAAGCTGCCCGACGCAGAGCTGGTGGCTGGCAACCTGGAAGCCAACAAGATCTTCAGTGATTTCGAAGACCTCGCCGTGCCGACCGTCGTTGCCATCAACGGCATCGCCCTGGGTGGCGGTTTCGAGATGTGCCTGGCTGCCGACTACCGCGTCATGAGCGCCAGCGCCAAGATCGGTCTGCCGGAAGTCAAGCTGGGCATCTACCCGGGCTTCGGCGGTACCGTGCGTCTGCCGCGTGTGATCGGTACCGACAACGCTATCGAGTGGATCGCCTCCGGCAAGGAAAACCGTGCCGAAGACGCGCTGAAAGTGGGCGCCGTCGATGCCGTGGTCAGCGCAGATAAACTGCAGGCCGCTGCGCTGGATCTGGTCAAGCGCGCCATTTCCGGCGAGCTGGACTACAAGGCCAAGCGCCAGCCCAAGCTGGAAAAGCTCAAGCTCAACGCCATCGAGCAGATGATGTGCTTCGAGACCGCCAAGGGCTTCGTCGCTGGTCAGGCCGGCCCGAACTACCCGGCGCCGGTCGAGGCGATCAAGACCATTCAGAAAGCCGCCAACTTCGGCCGTGACAAGGCGCTGGAAGTCGAAGCTGCCGGCTTCGTCAAACTGGCCAAGACTTCGGTTGCCGAGAGCCTGATCGGCCTGTTCCTCAACGATCAGGAGCTGAAAAAGAAAGCCAAGCACCACGACGAAATCGCCCGCGACGTGAAACTGGCTGCCGTGCTCGGCGCCGGCATCATGGGTGGTGGTATCGCCTACCAGTCGGCTTCCAAAGGTACGCCGATCCTGATGAAGGATATCCGTGAAGAGGGTATCCAGATGGGCTTGAACGAGGCTTCCAAGCTGCTCGGCAAGCGCGTCGAGAAGGGTCGCATGACCCCGGCGAAGATGGCTGAAGCCCTCAACGCCATCCGTCCGACCATGTCCTACGGTGATTTCGGCAACGTCGACATCGTCGTCGAAGCCGTGGTCGAGAACCCCAAGGTCAAGCAGATCGTGCTGGCCGAAGTGGAAGAAGTCGTGCGTGAAGACGCCATCCTGGCCTCCAACACCTCGACCATCTCCATCTCCCTGCTGGCCCAGGCGCTCAAGCGTCCGGAAAACTTCGTCGGCATGCACTTCTTCAACCCGGTACACATGATGCCGCTGGTGGAAGTCATTCGTGGCGAGAAGTCCAGCGAAGTGGCCGTGGCCACTACCGTTGCCTACGCCAAGAAAATGGGCAAGAACCCGATCGTGGTCAACGACTGCCCGGGCTTTTTGGTCAACCGCGTGCTGTTCCCGTACTTCGGCGGCTTCTCCAAGCTGCTGGGCTTCGGCGTCGACTTCGTGCGCATCGACAAGGTCATGGAGAAGTTCGGCTGGCCCATGGGCCCGGCTTATCTGTCCGACGTGGTCGGCATCGACACCGGCCACCACGGCCGTGACGTGATGGCCGAAGGCTTCCCGGATCGCATGGCCGTGGAAGGCAAGACCGCCGTCGACGTGATGTACGAAGCCAACCGCCTGGGCCAGAAGAATGGCAAAGGCTTCTACGCCTACGAAACCGACAAGCGCGGCAAGCCGAAGAAGGTCTCCGACCCGGCGGCTTATGAGCTGCTCAAGTCCATCGTGGTCGAAGAGCGCGAAGTCACCGACGAGGACATCATCAACTTCATGATGATCCCGCTGTGCATGGAAACCGTTCGTTGCCTGGAAGACGGCATCGTCGAAACCGCAGCCGAGGCCGACATGGGCCTGATCTACGGTATCGGCTTCCCTCCCTTCCGTGGCGGTGCGCTGCGCTACATCGATTCCATCGGTGTGGCTGAATTCGTCGCCCTGGCTGACAAGTATGCCGAGCTGGGCGCCCTGTACCACCCGACCGCAAAACTTCGCGAAATGGCCGCCAAGGGCCAGAAGTTCTTCGGTTAA
- a CDS encoding universal stress protein: MPYQHILVAVDLTEECDPVVTRAQKLAKASGAKMSLVHIVEPMAMAFGGDVPMDLSMLQQQQFEQARERLDSFTDKYPELTADQRHLAYGQPRQEIHRLTEEQGCDLIVVGSHGRHGLALLLGSTANDVLHGAPCDVLAVRLKKGV; encoded by the coding sequence ATGCCCTACCAGCACATTCTGGTCGCCGTCGACCTGACCGAGGAATGCGACCCTGTCGTGACACGTGCGCAGAAGCTGGCGAAGGCCAGTGGCGCCAAGATGTCTCTGGTGCATATCGTCGAACCCATGGCCATGGCCTTCGGTGGTGACGTGCCGATGGATCTGTCGATGCTGCAGCAACAACAGTTCGAGCAGGCACGCGAGCGCCTGGACAGCTTTACCGACAAGTACCCGGAACTCACCGCTGATCAGCGTCACCTGGCCTACGGGCAACCGCGCCAGGAAATTCACCGACTGACCGAAGAACAGGGTTGCGACCTGATCGTGGTCGGCAGCCATGGCCGCCACGGCCTGGCGCTGTTGCTGGGCTCGACCGCCAATGACGTACTGCACGGCGCGCCCTGCGATGTGCTCGCAGTACGCCTGAAGAAAGGCGTTTAA
- a CDS encoding DUF6586 family protein: MAKEIYTRTNQKIFFAGIALDNWRKAEASSAFNVQALVQAEREAALFHLYGGLLGLCHEIAGYYRMSDAAPSRVEAYVQQAVLEGSPSPELAELVELAQQRETWLAELLAAYAALFQPPREERKAKVDPSMPLITAVSVGEEPVELSLDDIDAWRQQLKALVLRFREGLSEC, from the coding sequence ATGGCCAAAGAAATCTACACCCGTACCAATCAGAAGATCTTCTTCGCCGGTATTGCCCTGGATAACTGGCGCAAGGCCGAGGCTTCCAGCGCATTCAATGTGCAGGCGCTGGTGCAGGCCGAGCGCGAGGCTGCGCTGTTTCACCTGTACGGTGGGCTGCTCGGGCTGTGTCATGAGATCGCCGGCTACTACCGCATGAGCGATGCCGCGCCTTCGCGTGTCGAGGCCTACGTGCAGCAGGCGGTTCTCGAGGGCTCGCCCAGCCCTGAGCTGGCTGAACTGGTGGAGTTGGCGCAGCAGCGTGAGACCTGGCTGGCCGAGTTACTGGCCGCCTATGCTGCGCTGTTCCAGCCGCCGCGCGAGGAGCGCAAGGCCAAGGTCGACCCATCCATGCCCTTGATCACGGCCGTCAGTGTTGGCGAGGAGCCAGTCGAGCTGAGCCTCGATGATATCGATGCCTGGCGCCAGCAGCTCAAGGCCCTGGTATTGCGCTTCCGTGAGGGGCTCAGCGAGTGCTGA
- a CDS encoding TetR/AcrR family transcriptional regulator — MAQSETVERILDAAEQLFAEKGFAETSLRLITSKAGVNLAAVNYHFGSKKALIQAVFSRFLGPFCASLEKELDRRQAKSDTQFSLEELLELLVEQALAVKPRSGNDLSIFMRLLGLAFSQSQGHLRKYLEEVYGKVFRRYMLLVHDAAPRIPPLELFWRVHFMLGAAAFSMSGIKALRAMSETDFGVNTSIEQVMRMMVPFLAAGMRSETGVNDPALATAQLKPRSKTPGTVPKV; from the coding sequence ATGGCCCAGTCGGAAACCGTTGAACGCATTCTCGATGCTGCGGAACAGCTGTTCGCGGAAAAAGGCTTCGCCGAGACCTCGCTGCGTCTGATTACCAGCAAGGCTGGGGTCAATCTGGCAGCCGTCAATTACCACTTCGGTTCGAAGAAGGCGCTGATTCAGGCAGTCTTCTCGCGTTTTCTCGGGCCATTTTGCGCCAGCCTGGAAAAGGAACTCGATCGTCGTCAGGCCAAGTCCGACACGCAGTTCTCTCTGGAGGAGTTGCTCGAGTTGCTGGTCGAGCAGGCGCTGGCGGTGAAGCCGCGCAGTGGCAACGATCTGTCCATCTTCATGCGCTTGCTGGGTCTGGCCTTCAGTCAGAGTCAGGGGCACCTGCGCAAGTACCTCGAAGAGGTGTATGGCAAGGTTTTCCGCCGTTACATGCTGCTGGTACACGACGCCGCGCCGCGTATTCCTCCGCTTGAGCTGTTCTGGCGCGTGCACTTCATGCTCGGCGCTGCAGCATTCAGCATGTCCGGCATCAAGGCTCTGCGTGCGATGTCCGAAACCGATTTTGGCGTCAACACCTCGATCGAGCAGGTGATGCGCATGATGGTGCCGTTCCTGGCAGCCGGTATGCGTTCGGAAACCGGGGTCAACGACCCGGCGCTGGCCACTGCGCAACTCAAGCCGCGTAGCAAGACGCCAGGCACGGTGCCCAAGGTCTGA
- the topA gene encoding type I DNA topoisomerase, protein MGKSLVIVESPAKAKTINKYLGSQYVVKSSIGHIRDLPTSGSASASKEPAKRGKAAAEAPALSPKEKAKRQLFARMGVDPEHGWKAKYEILPGKEKVIEELRRLAKDADTIYLATDLDREGEAIAWHLRESIGGDDSRYKRVVFNEITKKAIQEAFSKPGELDINRVNAQQARRFLDRVVGYMVSPLLWAKIARGLSAGRVQSVAVKLVVAREKEIRAFVPEEYWEVHADLGTAKNAKVRFEVVREGGAAFKPVNEAQAMAALEKLKASSYSVVKREDRPTSSKPSAPFITSTLQQAASNRLGFGVKKTMMMAQRLYEAGYITYMRTDSTNLSSDAVEMVRGFIGSEYGDQYLPGKPNQYSSKEGAQEAHEAIRPSDVNLRPTQLSGMERDAERLYDLIWRQFVACQMPPAEYLSTSVTVAAGDFELRVKGRILKFDGYTRVLPQQSKPGEDDVLPEMKEGEGLKLIQLDPSQHFTKPPARYSEASLVKELEKRGIGRPSTYAAIISTIQDRGYVTVHNRRFYAEKMGEIVTERLDESFANLMDYSFTATMEEHLDDVAQGEREWKHLLDEFYGDFKKKLEAAEAGEGGMRANQPTLTDIPCRDCGRPMMIRTASTGVFLGCSGYALPPKERCKATINLVPGDEIAADDEGESESLVLLGKHRCPICSTAMDAYLLDETRKLHICGNNPDCTGYEIEQGQYRIKGYEGPSLECDKCGSQMQLKTGRFGKFFGCTNASCKNTRKLLKNGEAAPPKMDKVEMPELKCEKVDDTYVLRDGASGLFLAASQFPKNRETRAPLVLEIVPHKHEIDPKYHFLCDAPQKDPDGRPAVIRYSRKTKDQYVQSEVDGKPTGWRAFYDGSKWKVEDKR, encoded by the coding sequence ATGGGCAAATCGCTGGTCATCGTGGAATCCCCGGCCAAGGCCAAGACCATCAACAAGTACCTGGGCAGCCAGTACGTGGTGAAGTCGAGCATCGGCCACATCCGTGACCTGCCTACCAGCGGCTCGGCAAGTGCCAGCAAGGAACCGGCCAAACGCGGCAAGGCCGCTGCCGAGGCGCCTGCACTGTCGCCCAAGGAAAAGGCCAAGCGTCAGCTATTCGCGCGCATGGGTGTCGATCCCGAGCACGGCTGGAAAGCCAAGTACGAGATCCTGCCCGGCAAGGAAAAGGTGATCGAAGAGCTGCGCCGTCTGGCCAAGGATGCCGACACCATCTATCTCGCAACCGACTTGGATCGCGAAGGGGAAGCCATTGCCTGGCACCTGCGCGAATCCATCGGCGGTGATGACAGCCGCTACAAGCGCGTGGTGTTCAACGAGATCACCAAGAAGGCGATTCAGGAAGCCTTCTCCAAACCCGGTGAACTGGACATCAACCGCGTCAACGCACAGCAGGCGCGGCGTTTTCTCGATCGTGTGGTGGGCTACATGGTCTCGCCGCTGCTGTGGGCGAAGATCGCTCGCGGGCTGTCTGCCGGTCGCGTGCAGTCGGTGGCGGTGAAGCTGGTCGTTGCGCGTGAGAAAGAAATCCGCGCCTTCGTCCCGGAAGAATACTGGGAAGTGCACGCCGACCTCGGCACCGCGAAGAACGCCAAGGTGCGCTTCGAGGTGGTGCGCGAGGGCGGTGCTGCCTTCAAGCCGGTCAACGAAGCACAGGCCATGGCGGCGCTGGAGAAGCTCAAGGCGTCCAGCTACAGCGTGGTCAAGCGTGAAGACCGCCCGACCAGCAGCAAGCCTTCGGCGCCTTTCATTACCTCCACCCTGCAGCAGGCCGCGAGCAACCGCCTGGGCTTCGGCGTGAAGAAAACCATGATGATGGCCCAGCGTCTCTACGAGGCCGGCTACATCACCTATATGCGTACCGACTCGACCAACCTGTCCAGCGACGCGGTGGAGATGGTGCGTGGTTTCATCGGCAGTGAGTACGGCGACCAGTACCTGCCGGGCAAGCCGAATCAGTATTCGAGCAAGGAAGGCGCGCAGGAGGCGCACGAAGCGATTCGTCCGTCCGACGTCAACCTGCGTCCGACCCAGCTGTCCGGCATGGAACGTGACGCCGAGCGCCTGTATGACCTGATCTGGCGCCAGTTCGTCGCTTGCCAGATGCCACCGGCCGAATACCTGTCCACCAGTGTCACCGTGGCCGCGGGCGATTTCGAGCTGCGCGTCAAGGGGCGCATCCTCAAGTTCGACGGTTACACCCGCGTGCTGCCGCAGCAGAGCAAGCCAGGCGAGGACGACGTCCTCCCGGAAATGAAGGAAGGCGAGGGCCTCAAGCTGATCCAGCTCGACCCCAGCCAGCACTTCACCAAGCCGCCGGCGCGCTACTCCGAAGCCAGCCTGGTCAAGGAACTGGAAAAGCGCGGCATCGGTCGCCCGTCCACCTACGCGGCGATCATCTCCACCATCCAGGATCGCGGCTACGTCACGGTGCACAACCGCCGTTTCTATGCCGAGAAAATGGGCGAGATCGTCACCGAGCGTCTCGACGAGAGCTTCGCCAACCTGATGGACTACAGCTTCACCGCCACCATGGAAGAGCATCTCGATGATGTGGCCCAAGGCGAGCGTGAGTGGAAGCACCTGCTCGATGAGTTCTACGGCGACTTCAAGAAGAAGCTTGAGGCTGCCGAAGCAGGCGAGGGCGGCATGCGCGCCAACCAGCCGACCCTGACCGATATTCCCTGCCGCGACTGCGGCCGGCCGATGATGATTCGTACCGCCTCCACTGGCGTGTTCCTCGGCTGCTCCGGCTATGCGCTGCCGCCGAAGGAGCGCTGCAAGGCCACCATCAACCTGGTGCCGGGCGATGAGATCGCCGCCGATGACGAGGGTGAGTCCGAGTCTCTGGTACTGCTCGGCAAGCATCGCTGCCCGATCTGTTCCACGGCCATGGATGCCTACCTGCTGGACGAAACTCGCAAGCTACACATATGCGGCAATAACCCGGACTGCACCGGCTACGAGATCGAGCAGGGCCAGTACCGCATCAAGGGCTACGAAGGGCCGAGCCTGGAGTGCGACAAGTGCGGCAGTCAGATGCAGCTCAAGACCGGCCGTTTCGGCAAGTTCTTTGGTTGCACCAATGCCAGCTGCAAGAACACCCGCAAGTTGCTCAAGAACGGTGAAGCGGCGCCGCCGAAGATGGACAAGGTGGAAATGCCAGAGCTCAAGTGCGAGAAGGTGGATGACACCTACGTGCTGCGCGACGGCGCATCGGGCTTGTTCCTCGCTGCCAGCCAGTTCCCCAAGAACCGTGAGACGCGTGCGCCGCTGGTACTGGAAATCGTCCCGCACAAGCATGAGATCGATCCCAAGTACCACTTCCTCTGCGATGCCCCGCAGAAGGATCCGGATGGGCGTCCGGCCGTGATTCGCTACAGCCGCAAGACCAAGGACCAGTACGTGCAGTCCGAGGTCGATGGCAAGCCGACCGGCTGGCGCGCGTTCTACGATGGCAGCAAGTGGAAGGTCGAAGACAAGCGTTGA
- a CDS encoding L,D-transpeptidase has translation MAELDLLHISIADQTLYGFTGGQLVLRLSVSTARNGAGERNGSGCTPRGLHQVRAKVGAGLPLAAVLRGRRWTGEVWSPQLHEQFPGRDWILTRILWLSGLEPGRNRMGEVDTFRRYIYLHGTPDTEPMGEPLSHGCIRLRNADMLALFERVPHHCKVRIDEAPCPQWAANQDFK, from the coding sequence ATGGCCGAACTCGATCTCCTGCATATCTCCATCGCCGATCAGACGCTCTACGGTTTCACTGGCGGGCAACTGGTGCTGCGCTTGTCCGTATCCACCGCACGTAACGGCGCGGGCGAGCGCAATGGCTCGGGTTGCACTCCGCGTGGACTGCATCAGGTGCGCGCAAAGGTCGGCGCTGGCTTGCCGCTGGCTGCGGTGCTGCGCGGCCGTCGCTGGACGGGCGAGGTCTGGTCGCCGCAGTTGCACGAGCAGTTTCCAGGCCGCGACTGGATTCTCACCCGCATTCTCTGGTTAAGCGGTCTCGAGCCCGGGCGCAACCGTATGGGTGAGGTCGATACCTTCCGCCGCTACATCTATCTGCATGGCACGCCGGATACGGAACCCATGGGCGAGCCGTTGTCCCATGGCTGCATTCGTTTGCGTAACGCGGACATGCTGGCGCTCTTCGAGCGCGTCCCGCATCACTGCAAGGTGCGCATCGATGAGGCGCCGTGTCCGCAGTGGGCGGCAAACCAGGATTTCAAATAA
- the sulA gene encoding SOS-induced cell division inhibitor SulA, translated as MQVQQSFERPQLPLFDAFLAGASSEPLIADGIAHSEDDQAFSELALRGAAGHCLHLLAPILRELSQNQDARWLTLVAPPASLTQSWLRDAGLNRERILLLQPRQGQSALELAEEALKLGRSHTVVSWLHPVEHSTRQRLAHAANLGSAQSLNISLG; from the coding sequence ATGCAAGTGCAGCAGTCGTTCGAGCGCCCACAACTCCCACTTTTCGACGCCTTCCTTGCTGGCGCGTCGAGCGAGCCACTGATTGCCGATGGCATCGCCCACAGCGAGGATGATCAGGCTTTCAGCGAATTGGCTCTGCGCGGCGCCGCCGGCCACTGCCTGCACCTGCTGGCGCCGATTCTGCGTGAGCTGAGCCAGAATCAGGATGCACGCTGGTTGACCCTGGTGGCGCCACCTGCCAGCCTCACACAAAGCTGGCTGCGCGATGCCGGCCTGAATCGTGAACGCATCCTACTGCTGCAGCCGCGACAAGGGCAAAGCGCTCTGGAGCTGGCTGAGGAGGCACTCAAACTGGGCCGCAGCCATACTGTGGTCAGTTGGCTGCACCCGGTCGAGCACAGCACGCGCCAACGCCTGGCGCACGCCGCAAATCTCGGCAGCGCGCAAAGCCTGAATATCAGCCTGGGCTAA
- the fadA gene encoding acetyl-CoA C-acyltransferase FadA, with product MSLNPRDAVIVDFGRTPMGRSKGGMHRNTRAETMSAHLISKVLERNAKIDPAEVEDVIWGCVNQTLEQGWNIARMASLMTQIPHTSAGQTVSRLCGSSMSALHTAVQAIQTGNGDVFVVGGVEHMGHVGMMHGVDPNPHLSLYAAKASGMMGLTAEMLGKMHGISREAQDAFGERSHRLAHKATVEGKFKDEIIPVQGYDENGFLKMFDFDETIRPETTLESLAALKPAFNPKGGTVTAGTSSQITDGASCMIVMSAQRAQDLGIQPMAVVRAMAVAGVDPAIMGYGPVPSTQKALKRAGLSMADIDFVELNEAFAAQALPVLKDLKLLDKMEEKVNLHGGAIALGHPFGCSGARISGTLLNVMKQNGGTFGVSTMCVGLGQGITTVFERV from the coding sequence ATGAGCCTGAATCCTAGAGATGCAGTGATCGTCGACTTCGGTCGTACCCCGATGGGTCGTTCCAAGGGCGGCATGCACCGCAATACCCGCGCCGAGACCATGTCCGCGCACCTGATCAGCAAAGTGCTGGAGCGCAACGCCAAGATCGACCCGGCTGAAGTCGAGGACGTGATCTGGGGCTGCGTCAACCAGACCCTGGAGCAGGGCTGGAACATCGCGCGCATGGCGTCGCTGATGACCCAGATCCCGCACACCAGTGCCGGCCAGACCGTCAGCCGCCTGTGCGGCTCGTCGATGAGCGCCCTGCACACTGCCGTGCAGGCGATCCAGACCGGCAACGGCGATGTGTTCGTCGTCGGCGGTGTGGAGCACATGGGCCACGTCGGCATGATGCACGGTGTCGACCCGAACCCGCACCTGTCGCTGTACGCCGCCAAGGCGTCCGGCATGATGGGTCTGACCGCAGAAATGCTGGGCAAGATGCATGGCATCAGCCGTGAGGCGCAGGACGCCTTCGGTGAGCGTTCGCACCGTCTGGCGCACAAGGCCACCGTCGAAGGCAAGTTCAAGGATGAAATCATCCCGGTGCAGGGCTACGACGAGAACGGCTTCCTGAAGATGTTCGATTTCGACGAAACCATTCGTCCGGAAACCACCCTGGAAAGCCTGGCTGCGCTGAAGCCTGCCTTCAACCCGAAAGGCGGCACCGTGACTGCAGGCACTTCCTCGCAGATCACCGACGGCGCTTCCTGCATGATCGTCATGAGCGCCCAGCGTGCTCAGGATCTGGGCATCCAGCCGATGGCCGTGGTTCGCGCCATGGCGGTGGCCGGTGTCGATCCGGCAATCATGGGCTACGGCCCGGTGCCGTCCACGCAGAAGGCGCTCAAGCGTGCCGGTCTGAGCATGGCTGACATCGATTTCGTCGAACTCAACGAAGCCTTCGCCGCCCAGGCTCTGCCGGTGCTGAAGGACCTGAAGCTGCTCGACAAGATGGAAGAGAAGGTCAACCTGCACGGCGGCGCGATTGCCCTGGGTCACCCCTTCGGTTGTTCCGGTGCCCGTATCTCCGGTACCCTGCTCAACGTCATGAAGCAAAACGGTGGCACTTTCGGTGTCTCCACCATGTGCGTGGGCCTTGGCCAAGGCATCACCACTGTCTTCGAACGCGTTTAA
- a CDS encoding DUF6901 family protein: MAIEYRITLDDNHQFSYRIELNREYDPAQAQQAPAWTRLGHQQCSNCPLSREQFSHCPAAVDLHRVIEDFRGLPAFKKASVWVRTPEREYTKHVGLEEGLRALLGVIMATSACPVLARLKPMAQQHLPFANNQEFILRAVSLYLTRQYFNMREGRLADWELKGLVRLFQQLKLVNQAFWQRIHDTCEGDSNLKAFLTFFSMSSSMTVSLETQLQKIRPQVMSAGDSFE, from the coding sequence ATGGCCATCGAGTACCGCATTACTCTCGACGACAATCATCAGTTCAGCTACCGGATCGAGCTGAATCGCGAATATGACCCCGCGCAGGCGCAACAGGCTCCGGCCTGGACGCGCCTCGGGCATCAGCAATGCAGCAATTGTCCGCTGAGCCGCGAGCAGTTCAGCCATTGTCCGGCTGCTGTGGATCTGCATCGGGTAATCGAGGATTTTCGTGGCTTGCCGGCGTTCAAGAAAGCCAGCGTCTGGGTGCGCACGCCAGAGCGTGAGTACACCAAGCATGTCGGTCTGGAAGAGGGGCTGCGTGCGCTGCTCGGAGTGATCATGGCTACCAGCGCCTGCCCGGTGCTGGCACGCCTGAAACCCATGGCGCAGCAGCATCTGCCGTTTGCCAATAATCAGGAATTCATCCTGCGTGCAGTGTCGCTGTATCTCACACGACAGTATTTCAACATGCGTGAGGGGCGCTTGGCCGATTGGGAGTTGAAGGGACTGGTACGTCTGTTTCAGCAACTGAAGCTGGTCAATCAGGCTTTCTGGCAGCGCATTCACGATACCTGTGAAGGCGACTCCAATCTCAAGGCCTTTCTCACCTTCTTTTCGATGTCGTCGAGCATGACGGTGTCGCTGGAGACCCAGCTGCAGAAGATTCGCCCGCAAGTCATGAGCGCGGGCGATTCCTTCGAGTAA